One Globicephala melas chromosome 9, mGloMel1.2, whole genome shotgun sequence genomic window, TACTTTAGCTAGAGGCCTTCACACGTAGGGTGAATTCTTTATGCAGAGAGAGGGGCAAATTtttgattctttattttttgcagaCTCTCTGAACAGAATAgttcttgttttcaattttttttaataggagcAGATTTGTCTTAGGCTTATTTGTGAAATACATTTAATGTGTCTGCATTTCTTTTAGGTATATACAGTCAATTTGGAATCTCGGTACTTATTAATACAAGGAGTTCCTGCAGTGGGAGCGATGAAGGAATTAGTTGAGCGATTTGCTCTGTATGGTGCAATTGAACAGTATAATGCTCTGGACGAATACCCAGCAGAAGACTTTACAGAAGTTTACCTTATTAAATTTCTTAATTTACAAAGTGCAAGGTAATATGCAAGTTAAGCAGTGTCTCATTTTCTCCATTCCCATTGGTATCATTTTGTCCTCTCTCATTCATTCCTGAATTACCCAATAACCTAACATGGCCgttattatttttctccagtttttttaAGTGTTAGCGTTACCAAAACTCTGTCCATAAATCATTCCCATACTTAACAATTTTCTGTCGTGTAGTGTGGTAGATTAAAGATTGGGTTTGGGTTAAGTTTTCAGGTTCCACTGCTTAcattgtgaccttggacaagttattcaaCCCCATTAAACCTGTTTTCGTATTCTGTAAAATCCATATGGTAAAAGGATCTACTTATTGAAGTtgtgtgaggatgaaatgagataattcacGTAAAGGGATTAGCAAATGCCTTCTGTTCAGAATGCAATAAACATTAGccgttgagggacttccctggctgtccagcgattaagacttcgccttccagtgcagggggtgcgggttcgatccctggtcggggagctaagatcccacgtgcctcgcagccaaaaaaccaaaacataaaacagaagcaatattgtaacaaagtcaataaagacttttaaaatggttcacatcaaaaaaatcttaaaaaaagattaGCTGTTGAGCTGTTGTTATGCACCTATATGAATTGACCCCATCTCTTCTATCCTTCTATATATAACATAAACTCTCTGCTCCAATAAGGCTGAAATGTGAAATGCCTTATCTCTTTTTATGTTGATTCCTATTCTTGTCATTAATACACTCCAAAACCCATCCTTCCGTGGctattaaaattcttattttcttttctgtgctacAAATAACACTTGGGTACACAGGGTCATGTAGTGTTGTCCAGTTGCTCTTATGTATAGTCTCACTGCTCTAACCAACTTGCCAGCTCCTTATGGTGAGGGAAGCATATTTTCTCATTGTGCATTCATTCTAAGGAGTTTTTACATCTCCCACACCACCTAGGACAGTAGACCATGCAGTGTGacatctggatttgaatcctagctccacAAACCAATGTGGGCATGGCCAAGTTATAAATCTCTCCAGGCCTTAGTTTCATCATAAGATTGTTGTAAAGTGTTAATTCAAGTGAAGCATTTAAGCACTTAGGACACTGCGGTACGTGGTAAAATCTCAATGAATATTTCTTATCATTTTCCCTGGGCATAGAAGTACTTAATTATTGTAGTAATTCCTGGCCAGTCATagatgttttttttgttttgttttgttttgtttttaagatgttgggggtaggagtttattaattaattaatttatttttgctgtgttgggtcttagtttctgtgcgagggctttctctagttgtggcaagcgggggccactcttcatcgcggtgcgcgggcgtctcactgtcgaggcctctcttgttgcggagcacaggctccagacgcgcagcctcagtagttgtggttcacgggcccagttgctccgcggcatgtgggatcctcccagaccaggactcaaaccctcgtcccctgcattggcaggcagattctcaaccactgcaccaccagggaagcccatcatagatgtttaataagtatttgttgaatgaataccaTCCTCTTATTTTCTCACTATTTGTTACATATTCAATATTTCCTCCATTATTGAAGGTTTACAATAACAATATTTTTAACTAATTTCTTACATATGAATTCCATTATAGGAAAACATTGTGCTGAAAAGGCTAAATTAGGTATGAGCTAACTCTCAAGCGCCATTTAACTTAACACAGAGAAAAACCTCTATTTCATGACCACAGATTGTGTACCTCAGACCAACAAGCTGGACCCTATATTGGTTAAAGGGAATCTCGCTTGTATGGATGACTTAGTTAAAACCTATTAAGACTcttgggagaggggaggaaaggcTCTAAGAGAGTATGCAGTGGATCAGTAGGGTCAATACCATCCACAAGCAGAGCATCTTAATTCCCAAGctatagaatatatatacacagcaAAAGCTGGACTTTGCTCTTTAGATCAGTGTATTGTATACTAGTTAAGCTTTCATCCTAAGTAAATCTAGATTAGTAAACCATGATATGTATTTCTGTTTAGGATAgccaagagaaaaatggatgaacaaaGTTTCTTTGGTGGATTGCTTCATGTGTGCTATGCTCCAGAATTTGAGACAGttgaagaaaccagaaaaaaattacaagagagGAATGCTTATGTAGCAAGAACTACTAAAAATAAAGGTATGGAAAGCCTATTACTAAACAACACCTCCCATGTGTCAGATATTTTGCTACGTTTATCATCATGGAGTTCCCAGTCTAGTGAGAAAACAGACAAGTAAAGGATCACAATTTTCAATATCTGTAGACTACAGGGTTCTTTACAGAATGCTGTGTAATCtgggctgggaagggagaggtgTTGTTTCATGGAAGGCTTCCTAAGGATGAGAGAGGTGGCTGAGTTCTGAAGGGTAAGTAGACATTActtggaaggggagaggaggagacggAAAGATGGGCCAGAGGAATAAATGAGCATCATGCATTTTAAGGAACAGTGAGTAGTACGTGATAACCACAACACAGCTTCAGTGAGAGATAAGAGAAAAGGAGACAGGAAGTAAAGCCTGAAAAGCCTGTGTCCATGCTGAGGAATTAAGGCTTTGACCAAAAGGCAGTGAGTAACACCTCTGATGTGCAGGCCAGTTACAGCTGCAAAAAGTGGATAAGTTCCACTTTTGATGAACACCAGCTGGCCAAATGCCCAATATGCCCATCCAAGTTGCCCTAGACACAAATTCCCAGTGCACCGAATGGAGTCATAGGATCTGGCACATGGACTGTAGAACTAGAACAGTCAGAATTGGACTAAGATAATGTGTGTGGTCTGAAATCTGAATAGTTCCAGAGGCTCAAATTACCAAATTTCCACCCTTTGGTTAAAAGACAAAGACAGTGTCCATACAGCTATCAAATATGATGAGTTTATGGCTGATTGAGTAAGGGGCATGTGGCAGtgtgaagagagaaataaagtgtAAAACTTACCTAAAATTTTGGCGAGAGCTGTTGGGAGTCTCTGGTCAGTTGTAGATGCTGAACTTTAACCTGTGTGAATAACTAGCTTCAGGAAAACCTGTATGTGTGaccaaagaaatgataaaatatggaCCCAGCGTATTGTCTCCTTTAAAAGCTACAAATACAAACTAAGCAGCATGATACATTCATACAGTAAAATACTTTGAAGCCATAAAGTTTTCTATGTAATGACATGGAAAAACTCTGCAAGATTTAGAGTTAACTGGAAAGCAGAAAGGTTCAGAGAAATGGGTATTACAGGAGAAAAAGAGGGGTAAGTGGGAGGAAGAAAGGTAAGACATACTGGACAGATATCCTTTTTATAAACCATGTGAATGTATTCCCTACTCAAGAAGTAAATTTTTTAGGGTAGTGTTCATTAACATCTTAAagtgatgtttctttttaaaagtacatgttTCTGAATgatgaaaacaataaatgaaccatttctgtttccctttctctcaCCTTTTAAATTCTAATATAAAGATCATTACATGACAAAGAAGCATAAAGATACAAAAGATTTTAGACAGGACTTCTATTCGAAGACCTCTGGATTTCCTGCAGCCTCTTTGAACACATCTACTGGGAACTCAGATCTTTGTCTTCCTTATTCCTGTGAGTTGCCTTTGTGCTGTTTCTCCCCCAAATGTACATGTTCATCAGGAGAACATGTGGACAGAGCACCAAACTCCTCTCAGGATGGTAGAAACCATGATGAAACACTGGAGCATTGTAACCACTATGACTCTCTGCAAAAAATGCAgatgaaaactttgaaaaattcaTTGGCTTTCCCTGGCGCACAGAAGGCTATTACTCATTCAGAGGCAGTTGACAGATTTATGCCTAGGACAACACAACTGCAGGAGcggaaaagaagaagagaagatgaTTGTAAACATGGAACTCTTCTTGAAGCAAGCACAAGTAGTAATGAGGTTATGATTGGCCCTCAGTTACCAGACATTCCTAAAGTAGACATGCATGATGACTCGTTGAATACAACAGCGAATTTAATTCGGAGTAAACTTAAAGAGGtaagatcattaaaaaaaaaaaaaaaaacgttttaaGAGACGATTTGGTTACAGGACTAGCAACTGAATGGAGACTTATTTCTGGGAACTACAGTATtatcattcttgttttttttcatttttactttttagatgtGTTTCCTACAATTCTCTATTGAAGTACAGTAACTGAATTTGACTCACAGATATGTATTTGCTTTGATATCTTTAATCCttgctttaaacattttatatcactctaagtagaaaatataaaagcagtAGTTTTAGCCAGTTAGATCAATCTGTGAGAATGGAGCCCAGGCCCTcccttttttaaaagctctccagataGTTCTAATATGAGCCAACATAGAGAACTACTGCATTGAGGGAAAATTATTACAATTTATTTCTCAAGttcaaaattacataaaattcaaatgcTTATTTTGCTTCTTTGATACAGATAGCCATAAAAGAAGGTGAGATTTCTAAAGATTAGCCCTTAAggtctgaattttaattttaaatttcttaaatagtTTAGAGCTAGATTGTTCTACTTAGGTAGcagttttttaatgttatttacataaccattttccattttctaagcacaaataaaagaaagttaaCATTTGAGTTAGCGTTTGAAAAATACCTTATCGTGGGGCAAGCCTTTCAGAAATCATAATCTGCTGGAGAAAGACCATTCTCTTATACTTGAACTCAGGTTCAGAAAGTGCTTTTCACATAgttgtacatatattttacaatgtAATTAAGAGAGGCTAAGGTAGATTCTTTATGTACCCTTTTTTAACCTCAAAATTATCCAGTTGAGGATGAGGaattgttttataataataaaaatccatGGACACAGTTTTTATGCTTAAgcctctttaaacatttttttgcttGTACTGGCACCCTTCCTTCAGATACAACTAAACTGAGACATAGATACAGATACATAGCTATCTTAGAGCTGACtgtattttccagaaaaaaagagtTAGGTCCAAATCCTAGATATAGAAATAGTAGAACAACAAAAAGGAGAAACACTAAATACAGTTTACTACAGTTtctaataattttccattttaagtgaAGACTGTCTTACTGTGCTTTAACTTATACTGTCTATGTTGTTCTGatgtatttgatttcatttttcccTAAGAAATTGAGGATTCTAGCATTTTCtgcttatttctttaaatttttcatcccccatccccactggAGCCTCAATGTCtgtaaatatatcaaatattataAGTGTTTCAAGTTATGCATAACCAGGGTATCTATCTGTATTTATAAAATTACAAGTGACTTCATCATAAAATAACAGATCTATAAAGGAATGTTAAAGTAGAGCATATGTTTACTTTTCTCCCCTCAAAATTTCTTTCTTGTTAAATGGCTTTAGAAATTTTACTCCCATCAATGTTTGGACAGAAAACTTTGCTCTGTGCCTAGATCGTAGGTTGCACCTTGAACTTGGGCTAACTGCCTTAAATGGCAGTTATGGCAAAGATTAAACTACTGGATGTATATCCTACCTATTCTAATGGTTTATTACTCTTGTACTATAAAAATTATAGTGTTGGTGgttctctttttttaacctaGGTAATTTCATCTGTGCCGAAGCCTCCAGAGGACAAGCTGGAAGGTGTGCGTGGAAATcatcctttaaaacaaagaagaagaatataaatTGTCTGCagtaaactaatatttttaaaggcctatttattttttatttttaggctgTCATTTTAATTCTTAAAGAGATTTTActgctggtatttttttttaatgcactccTCTTTGTAATTTCATTCAACCTACTTGTCTCATATagtttcatcttttaaaactaGTTTATCATGGACAAAATACATGCCAGCCAATTATGtcccttaaaaaaactaaaacttttcCAGAAGTTCCACCCAGTGACTTTGGTTACATCTTATTGGCTAGAACTGGGCCCGTGGCTGTTCCTTATAGAGGAGTCTAGAATGTTGAATGTTTGGGTTTCCAACTTCTGTGGTTGaggaagcaagagaaaagagGGTTGTGAATGGCTGATTCACAATATGTGCCCCCAAATCTAAGGTTGTTGGTTAACttaacaaacaaattaattaattagtttatcaTTACTTATCATAGATGTTATTTTGATCCATACTTAATATTACAGAAATCATTCTTACTACCTCTCACACTGCAATCACTATATGTAAATTAATTGAAGCAAATATAGAAACTTTATAATGTAAATACAGGCAACCAGGATCTGTTTCTGAATTTAATAATTTTGAGTAATTCACATTCAAAAACTAGAAGTCAGGATGTGTTGGAATGCCAGGGCTTCAAAATCAAGACAATTCTATAAAGCAAAAAAGTTAAACTATTAGAACAAAGCTAAAATTAGAAGCTTATATGCTTTAGTTAACTTCAAAGAGTAATTTACTTCATCTATGGCAGAAACAAATCAGTATTTGTAAATGCTAGACTTTTATTACCACTACTTTTAGCacatccacattttttttttcctggcagtgCATCACATAATTGGAAATCCAAGTATGTCCaggctgtttccttttttttttttttttttaactgataacAATAACCTAAGGAGGCCCATACAAAATGGtgtctgtttttctccctgtCCTAAGGGCCTCTTGCCTAATGGATTGAATTTGAATATAAAGGTTAGGAAGTTCCACCTTCATTTATGACTTACTGATTCAAACTTGCTAAGAAGGCACTTAGTTGTGGATGGTATTAAAAGAAGCTGCAGGCAAGGTGTCTCTCTGGCTCTACCTCCTTGTGAGGTAATTAATTAGATAtatagttgacctttgaacaacacggGGTTAGGGTTGCTGACCctccacacagtcaaaaatccacatataactttacagtctgCCCTCCATATGTGCTGTTTTgtatcctcagattcaaccaaccatggattatgcagtactgtagtatgtatttattgaaaaagaaatccacatacaagtggaccctcacagttcaaacccgtgttgttcaagggtcaactatacttTTTGCTGCACTCTCAGTTTAAAAAGTACATTAGTCACCTCAGCATAGAGTTGGAAAAAGCAAGTTTCTCTCTGGATCAGGCTTCTCAGATTTTAAGGTGCTGTGAATCTCCACCTTttgtcttattaaaatgcagactctgatggtggtggcagaggctggtgggTGGCTGAAAttgggagttgtttaatgggtatagagtttcagttgtGCAAGATGAGAAGAGTTCTCGAGATTGGTTGCACAATAgcatgaatgtacttaacactactgaactgtacacataAAATTGGTTAAGAAGGTAAATGTTATGAtaggtgtattttaccacaatacagcagaaattagcacaacattgtaaatcaactatacttcaattaaaaaaaaaatttctctgatAGCCCTAAAGGGAGGAGCTGCTAAGTGGGTTCTGTGTTCTTGAGTGGATTCCTGATCTGTGACTGTGTGAAGGCCAGCCCTCCTTGTCCCTGCCAGCATACACAAAATTTGACcacaatgagaaaaaataaacctttcttGTGTCAAgcacttaaaacaaaaacaaaacctctgaTTCAGCTGGTTTGAGGTGGGGtccgagattctgcatttctcacaagttccTAGGTGATACCATTGCGGCTGGTACACAGACTACACTTCGAATAGTAAGGCTCTAGATAACTGGCTTACAGATGAACACTTGGGGAGCAGCTGAAGAACCATTGGTGTTCCATCTGAACCTAAGTAATTACTCCAATCCAGtccattattctgaactctttcacCCATCAGGTTCccagacaaaattaaaatgtgagaaTAAACGACAACGGGACAAGTTAGATGAGCTGACATAGCTAAGGATAGCTTAACAGTATGCAAATTCATCCACAAAATCACCATCTAAATTACTGCAGAGAATAAAAAGTTTCTTCCTATATCATGTTTGCAAAGCACAGTTGGTCAAAGGAAGAATTAAGAAAGGAAatgttggcttccctggtggcacagtggttaagagtccgcctgctgatgcaggggacgcgggttcgtgccctggtccgggaagatcccacatgccgcggagcagctgggcctgtgagccatggccgctgagcctgcgctccgcaatgggagaggccacagtagtgagaggcctgcgtaccgccaaaaaaaaaaaaaaaaggaaatgttaattAGTGAAATTAATTATCAGGCTGACTCTTCTGGCTTAGAAAACCTTTGTCATATTCATACTCGAAAATCCTTCATGAGCacaaataaaatactataaagtACTATACGtgtccaaaattttaaaagcttaatttaTTCTCATTGTTTGacaacaaacaagagaaagagaTCAAGTTTCCTCCTAGCAGTTTATGGTGGGTACTTGCTGAATCCACTCTGTATTTACTGTTCTATCCCTTAAGCAAGCCAATATACCTCGGGTTTTTTGGGGGAAAACATTTACAGGAAATTAGGAATTGTGTATGGCTAAGGTGGTTACAAGCTCAAAAAAGGTCTTGAATATAATTAGTCACTACTGTCTTGGGTCCCAAATGTTAGGATGGGGCTGAGATCTTCATGGTTGCCCGAACTTCAGTAGTGTGTTGAAGTCCTACAGAGGTAAGTGTCTAGCaagtatttcttttctgatcCTTTGAAATTTTCCCTCAACCAGTCTGGCTGCTGGCACTGTACCTTTGCTTCTGGTAAACATGGTCCAAACACTTCCAACAAAAGTTTATCTTCTTTCACTGCTTTTTCAAAGTCTGCAAAAGATATCTTGCCATTGCTGTCATAATCCTAGAGAGGAGATAATTTCTTGATAAATGATAGAgtagtttttaattttgcatGGAAAATAACTGTCTAGAATAAAAGATTTTACCAAGTCAAACTGTAAGTTCACACTTCTGTAGGCACTGCTTACACAAATCAAAAGGTACTAATTTATGGAGGCCACTTACTTTGTTCCTATTAGTCTAATAGGCATACCTggtatgaactgaatgtttgtctCTCCCCACCTCCGAAGGTCATGTCTTAAAAGCTCTAACCCCTGCAatatgatgatatttggaggtgggggacTTCAGGAGGTAAATtagatttagatgaggtcatgaaggtagGGCCCCGTCATGTTATTAGTGTCTTTGTGAGTAGAGAAAGACCAAAgctccctctctctgccatgtgaggccACATTGAGGAGGTGGCTGTCAGCAaggcaggaagagagccctcagtGAGGAagtgaatctgctggcaccttaatcttggacatCCCAGTTTCTacaattgtgagaaataaattccagttgtttaagccagccagtctatattttgttacagcagcccaagcagGCTAAGATACCTGAATTACCTTAGACATATAAAAACTCTGTCCCTAACGGACTTATACCCTAATtggggaaataagaaaattagaggAAGCCCATTATACATTATAATACTTTTGTGATAAAATAAGTGCCaaagatttttaagatttttagctTTGTTTCTCAAAGGATCTCTTACTTGAGATAAGGATATAATGTAAAAAGTATAACAGTGAAGTTGCTTAATAAGGAGCAAGGCACTGAGAGAACAGTAACAATTCAAGATGGACTAGGGTCATGAGAAGAAGCTTGCAGCTTACTGTTAGGCCGTTAGGGATGTTTGGGATCTAGATAGGTGGAGAGGTGTCAGGAGGAAATGCAGACGAATGGCCCAACATGGATTATGACAGTAAGCAGGAATGCAAGTCAGGAAGAAGACAGACCAGCCTGGAATGGAGTATTCATGACAGGGACTATGGAAGATTAAATCATGGAGGGAGCATGTGTGTAGATTATGAATACCTTTAACCGCTTAATCCAATTTGGATTTGATTTAATGGGTCCTTGTTTTTTCACTTCTGGGCGTAACTAAATCAGGGTTGCTGAGAGTCTAGTTTAAAGAAAGGTTtgaataattttcagaaaaagattCACTCCATaactttctttcaaaaaaagaaGGGGGTGGGTGTGGTAGTGGGAAGCATACTGTCTCTCAAGAAGTCTACCCTCAGCCTTAGCCATGGCTCTTGAGTATTTCTAATGGAAGAGGACATCCTGAAGTCTGTGTTAGCTGAATCTGAGACTCGGCAGACCTCATCATCTGTTACTTTCCCGAGCTCCAAAGTAATGGAGGTGAGCTGGGCCCAGGCCACCTTAGAGTCATAAACCTTCACTGGTATCCAGTTTAGGGTCacagtaagaaaaagagagaaagcactaTGTCCATAATAAAGAGGTATTATTAGTTTCATTGAAAGATGAATTCTGCACCTCATTTTCTATCATGACCTTGTATAAACCTATCtgcacttcagttttctcatctgcaaagtagAGATAATGATTTCAACTTCATAGAGTTGTtctgaggataaaatgagttcATATATTAAAGTTCTGTGATgggcttggcatatagtaagcaatTTATAAGGGacaactatttttattattattactttataatGAGTGTTTAGATGGATTAGAGAGCAAAAGTCATGAAGACAGACTACATTTGCATccaattttaaaagaactgaatCTGTCACCCCACTTCCCAAATAATGAGGTTTTACtgatagtaaaatattttaaaataataaaattaacattcatTTAATGTAGTGATTCATTTAATCACCCAGGCATTCcataagtattttttaagtaGCCACTAtcagccaggcactgttctaggcaatgGATAGAGCAGAGAACAAACTCCTGCCCTCATAATGGTTACGTTCATTACGTAGGGAAATAAATCATTTCTTCGTCTTTAGCTTTATCTAACATCCATTTGATTAGATATAATGAATTACAGTTTTTTTTattcttaccattttcttcagTGTTATATCCACCAACTCGTTTATTCCTTCATCAGTATCTTCTTCAGGTGACTGTTAGTGTAGACTGTTCAACATGTCAAACGTTTTCTCTCGAGAAATGTAACCATCACCATTGAAACAGTAAGCTTCAAAACAGACTTTTTAAAGCATACGAAATTTAAAGACTTGGATAAGAACAGTTAAAATGTCATTAGTCTTCTCCTTAgttatttcaatatgtaattaaAGAAGGACAAAAACAATTTATACAACCTATATTCTACATAGTGGAGGAATTTTATAAATCTTTCCACAAGATTAAATACCCCTGGGGatatgaaaagaaagaatttacacatacatatatagtgcatatatatatatatacacatatacatataaatatgtgtgtatctTAATGTTATAATGTCCTTCTTACAGAGTGCAAAAACTAGTGTGTACACTTCACTATATCATTGACAAAGaacatttttcaatatatttggGTAGTGAGTCTGTCACCTCCTTGGGGTCTACCCATCTGCACTATCCAAAATGATCCATCTCTCCCTAGAGAGTGATTTCCATGACTTCCATTGCACTGTGTAAGCACTACTACAGTTCACTCATTCATCCCACAAATGACCTTACTCAGGTCCTGGGAATATAACAGTGAAGGAGTTCTTGTGGAGTTTGTAATCTAGTTAAATGTTTTaggacaggaaggaagggagggagggagggagggagggagagagagcaggagaaAGATAGGAAGGGACGAAGCGGGGGAGAAAAAAAACCAGGTATAAAATTCCAAAGCATCAGATTAATTCTGTCTTTTGTTGCATTTCTCCAATATATAGCATATATGAGTTTGTGACACAACCCTACTAGAAGTagtattttccccaaattaacATATCTTGAAATGTATATGAAACATTTTTAGGAAGTGGGattagaggaggaaaaaattcTTGATAGTGTGATGCTATTCAATCATGTCTAGCTGCATTATGTCACGACCACTTTCACAAGAATTTACAACCACGAAACTTAACTTTTCATTTCTCAGTGAGACTTCTGTATAAGAACACTGCAACTATAAGAAACTTAAGTGACAACTATATATACGTGTTATCCCATGAAAAATTAGATTGGAGAAAAGTAGGGGAAGAAAAGCACATAATGttgtaaggagaaaaaaagaattatgtaatgtatgccaattatacttcaattttttaaaaaagcaaaaaaaaaaaaaaaagaaaagaaaaaaaggaaccccCCCcacaaaacagagaaacaaaaaagtcataaatgtcaaataaagttggtgagtttttaaaatgttgctatCATTTTTGAAACGTGTGTTTAATTTAGAGATCTTTTGAACATCCCAAATCCAAATTCAAGTGGAAGAACAAGAAGGGATAAAAATTTCCTTATATACTCAGAACTCTGCATTCTTTTCTTAAGTAATTTGACACTTTAAGCAATTTGCTCCCTTGAAAACTGCTACTTAAAATTGTTCCTATTCTCTTTCCAGGGTTTCACACCCCAAATCCTGGCACAGGAGGTGTAAAACACAGATAATATACGTCACATCAATGGTAAGGGTGAGGTGAGGCCAGAGCTGTTCCTACAAAATTGTGAACTGGGAGATCTTTGTCTTTGGAATCCCTGGTCCTTTTCTGTAGGAAACTCCCTTTATAACTCTCCTTCCTCTGGGCTTTCACTGTCTcagccttctttcctctttcactgtctcagccttctttcctctctttttagtCTAACACTAGAGTATTGGTGTCTGAGGGTTGTGTGTTTTATCGTGTTTTGTGTCAATCCCTCACATTTTCTCTGATGGAAAGACAAGGAATAGCCTCACTGTGAACTATATGCTGCCCCATATTCAAGGCCATTTTCTGCTGAGCCCAGAGGCAGCCCCAGAAACCTCAGCCTTGCCAGCTGATCAGAGTTGGCA contains:
- the RBM48 gene encoding RNA-binding protein 48 isoform X3 → MASSGGELGGVFDHHVQKAVCDSRAKYREGRRPRAVKVYTVNLESRYLLIQGVPAVGAMKELVERFALYGAIEQYNALDEYPAEDFTEVYLIKFLNLQSARIAKRKMDEQSFFGGLLHVCYAPEFETVEETRKKLQERNAYVARTTKNKDHYMTKKHKDTKDFRQDFYSKTSGFPAASLNTSTGNSDLCLPYSCELPLCCFSPKCTCSSGEHVDRAPNSSQDGRNHDETLEHCNHYDSLQKMQMKTLKNSLAFPGAQKAITHSEAVDRFMPRTTQLQERKRRREDDCKHGTLLEASTSSNEVMIGPQLPDIPKVDMHDDSLNTTANLIRSKLKEVFHLCRSLQRTSWKVCVEIIL
- the RBM48 gene encoding RNA-binding protein 48 isoform X2, with product MLWTNTQQKTLQKFTLLNFLIYKVQAKRKMDEQSFFGGLLHVCYAPEFETVEETRKKLQERNAYVARTTKNKDHYMTKKHKDTKDFRQDFYSKTSGFPAASLNTSTGNSDLCLPYSCELPLCCFSPKCTCSSGEHVDRAPNSSQDGRNHDETLEHCNHYDSLQKMQMKTLKNSLAFPGAQKAITHSEAVDRFMPRTTQLQERKRRREDDCKHGTLLEASTSSNEVMIGPQLPDIPKVDMHDDSLNTTANLIRSKLKEVISSVPKPPEDKLEGVRGNHPLKQRRRI
- the RBM48 gene encoding RNA-binding protein 48 isoform X1 yields the protein MASSGGELGGVFDHHVQKAVCDSRAKYREGRRPRAVKVYTVNLESRYLLIQGVPAVGAMKELVERFALYGAIEQYNALDEYPAEDFTEVYLIKFLNLQSARIAKRKMDEQSFFGGLLHVCYAPEFETVEETRKKLQERNAYVARTTKNKDHYMTKKHKDTKDFRQDFYSKTSGFPAASLNTSTGNSDLCLPYSCELPLCCFSPKCTCSSGEHVDRAPNSSQDGRNHDETLEHCNHYDSLQKMQMKTLKNSLAFPGAQKAITHSEAVDRFMPRTTQLQERKRRREDDCKHGTLLEASTSSNEVMIGPQLPDIPKVDMHDDSLNTTANLIRSKLKEVISSVPKPPEDKLEGVRGNHPLKQRRRI